The Glycine soja cultivar W05 chromosome 9, ASM419377v2, whole genome shotgun sequence sequence GTAGCTTCGTTCATTCTCTGTTCTTTCTTCTATGACAGATTGTTAATTCTATgttaataacttaaaattatCACAACAAGCTTAGATTATGTGAAGCACAGGCTGCAAAAACCTAATTAAGTCATTGCAATCTTAAACGAGAAATTGTATTTACACTACACATTTGTATCATTTTTTGTGGAACAAAGAATGAGACAAGAAAAAACGAACtgcataaaaagataaaaactaaaaagtgttGTAAAAAAGTATGtatgaataatataaattatttatctatccCAAAATTTATGCTTTTAAGGATAAAAGGTTCTTAGGATGCTAGCTTGTTGCTCTTCCCATAGATCCTAATATCAAATTATGCGCTATGTTGGGGATCTTTTACCTAACATTTCTTAGTACAAACGATTGGTTGTTGGCATATTATTATGCATGACCATATCAATACCATATATTCATTATGTAGTTAATTAATAAACTCATAAATCCTCATCTACCTTGGACTACATATTTGGATGTTGTTCATCATCTCCTACATCTAATCCAACCTTTTTTTCCCTCAAACCCGCAAATTTGctgacaaaatatataattttgattctccTCTCTTAGTATCATCAATTCATATATCACGCAGTGTATAGATAAAATGAGATAAAGGtcaattgtcttgaattaaaattctcaatatacaactaaattaaatattcggaaagaaaattttatcaaatataaatgTCGTCTCTAAAAAGAATCAGTTCATAAGATAAAGTGAATCTTTTTTAACCTTCAagctttggaatttttttttattgtggaaCAACAAAATCTAAGTTTTTCTTTGAGAAAAGCCCTTGGCGGTTAGCTTTACAATCTGAGACTGTGGCACTTGTGCTACATGGGACTACCTGAAGGAAGTGGGCAACCACAGTGGTAAGCAGCAACAATAACTGCGGAAACTACAAGCAACCATACATTGGCCCATTTTAAATGAACCTGGAGTAAATGCATTACCCATTTTGAATGTGATGTcacatttattttctattttaccaTAATTAGCACAACTAATTTGATCACAACCCACGTGACTTTTAtgattagtattattatttttctgcttTGAGGATCCCATGGTGGCAAAGAGTGAGTGAGAGGACCCTAAACAGTCTTACATATACAAACTGAAAGGGAAACTTCTAAATTATTCCAAAAAGTGTAACTAAACTTATAGAATACTATTGGGTACGGTACTTTTTTCTATGTGCTCCCCCCATCCTTCTCAATTTCTCAAATGTTACCCACCACCCAAGTTAGACTCTGAATCAAAGCAATCAAAAAGGCATAGAAAGAAGAGAACCATTTTTTCTTCATCCCCTTCTGCTTTCCCCTCATCTATTGCTGCCCTTTGTAATCATGAGTCCTTGTGCCATCATTGCTATAaaacactctctctctctctctctctctctctcatacaAACAGAAAATCACAGCTATATTATAACACTTTTCTTTCACCCTAGTAGTTTCCTACCAAGTTTCTTCTCACCTATAAAAACCCCTTGTAGCCTATTTGTTACACCtcaacatcccatttttttgcTTAATTTGTTATTCAGTTTTTGTAAGTGAACCTTATCTCTCAAGCTTGTAACTTTTGTTCTCTCAAGAGACTTGGTATTAGAAGGGAAACAGCATGTGCTCTATCTCTTCAAAACAGACCCTTTATTTGGTTCTTCCTCGTCCATGGCCATCTAAAAGACACCACCACAACCACAGGCACCTTCGGTTGGGCATGCTCAACAGGTACTGTTCTATATAGTCTTGTAGATTTCTAGCTACCATAGTCTTTTGTGCTATTTCTCACAGCTTGTGTGGTTGTGTTCTGTGTGTGTTGTAAACATTGGCTTGTTGAATGATGATGATGCAGAAGGAGGGCACACTTGAAAGAAGCAAGACAAAGGAAAAGGATTGTTGTGGTGAAATCAGAGATTCAGATGAAGAACTTGAAACTGTACATGGAGAACCAAACCATCATAGAGGAGAATGAGAAGTTGAGGAAACAAGCCATGCTTCTGCACAAAGAGAATCAGGCACTCTTGTCTCAGCTCCAAAAGAAGCTTTCAGAACAAAACAACAATACCAACAATAACTAGCAATTTagctaattaatatatatacagtTTATTAGTGTGGCCAAGGGTAGGAGAAATTAAAGGGTCTGTGCTAATGATCCTTTTCTGATATGTTAGCCCTATATCTTGTTTGTTGACTttgcttcttttatttttttcggggggggggggttgcATCTTAGTTGgaggttaaattaattaattttctagcAATAAGTTTAGAGTggtaaaataaagataaataggTAATATGCCAATTGTAAGCATTACATGGAATATAGAATTGTGCAACTTGTTTAAGagtttaaatttatcatttcttgtTAGTTTTCCTGATGGTGTCTAGAGAATACTTAATAGTGTCCTAGCTTTTACTTGTTAAGTGTATTTGGTTAATCTAATGAATTCGTTTGTAATAACGTTGTTATATAAAGAGTAGTGTACAGATAGATAAGTTTCCATTATCTGACTTGATGCAATCACAATGACAGCAGATGTCAAAATGGTTCGTTTGTTATCAACTATCAAGAGTCGAGAAGAGATTCGTGCGTGATCCAATACCTTACATAACTGTTATTCCTAGAGTATATTTCTGGTGGTCGTTAATTACAGATTATTGGACCAAATGAAATGTATAATTGGCAAAATTCTTGACTTAATAAGAAAAAGTTACACCATCCAACACAGAAAAATAAGGAGAAGGAAAGCAAAAAATTATTAGGTCAATTTGTTTAACCtcatttgttgaaaaaaaaatacgtatttcaacaaaataaacaacttcatattTTCTTAATGTGTTTATCTAAGAGGTTTctgcttaaaaaattaattttatttatttattttaagaaacaaattttatttgtttattaaaaaaatacttttataataagtgcttattttaaaattgtttttttttatattttaaacaatcTGACTAATTCTCCACTTAATTTATAAGGGGATTCTTGGAAAAGCAAAAGTCACATCTCCAAGTGTGTTTACCAGGATATGATACATATCTTCTAAAAACTAGGCCAAACTGTAAATAAGCAAAGTGTacttaaaattcaaaagatCAACAAGTCAATGGTCCGAGTGATCTCAGATTCAGTCCCTTTAAATAAGGTTTCACTAAAGATCCCACTAAAAGTAACCAATCAGATTCTCAagtgaaaattagtcattaataaaattgattgataCTCCCCACCAATATCATagtaccaaaagaaaaaaatccagAATAAATTTGAACCAGTTTGCAACTACAAAGTAGCCAGTAAAAAGAAACTAGATGATCATTAACTAGTTCACTACAATAGACTCTCATCTGGATTTTAAATTTGGCAAACCCCAAGAAAGGATACAACGAACCTACATGGTAACTTAATAACGACTAACCAAGAAAAAGTCATCGTCATCAAGAACCTCAACATCTTTATTTCCAACAAAATGCTCTCGACCAATTTCCTTCACCAAATTGGCAAACTCTATCCTTTTGTCCACAGGGAGAGGTACAAACGGTAGCCTAAAAACGGGTCTGACAACTCCAAGTTGAGCAAGAGCAGTGTTCAAACCAATGGGGTTTGGCATGTGGAAAAGCCAGTCAATCAGAGGCAAAAGCTTAGAATTTAGTGTAGGGTTTACGCCGCCAAACATGAGTTCTCGCATTAAACCAGGAACCAGGTTGCTTACAACAGATATCACACCAGTAGCCCCATAACCCCATCTAGCATCATGGCATTGATCATCATTCCCACTCCACACAACAATTCCATCATCTGTATACTGCTTGATCCGGTCATTTCCCACACACTCCTTGACACCAGCCAGGTTAGCACTTTCAGCTAAGGTTTGAATTACATGCGGGGGAATGTCTTGACCAGTCCGTGCAGGCACATTGTAGATTATTGTGGGACCCATGGAAAGCACACTTTGAAAGTGAGCAAGCATACCATCCAAGGAGGTTTTGCCATAGTAAGGGTTTATGTGAAGGGCAGCATGCATTCCAACAGCAAAACCTTGCTCGGTGGCATGAATTGCTTCCCTGGTGGAGTTGCTTCCAGTATTTCCAATAACCTTAATTTTCCCACCAAAACAGTTGACTGTGTGAGCAATAAGCATTATGTGCTCTTCCCAGCTCATTAATTGGCCTTCACCAGTTGTCCCACCAACAATAATACCTTCGGCCCCTTGTCCAATCTGCATATTCACCAAGTCATCATATGCTTCAAGATCAAATCGACCATCAGGTAGGTATGGAGTTTTAATGGCAGTTATCAATCTCAGAGCCTTTATGTCCTCTGGAGAAGTCCTGTAAACACAATACACATAGCTTGATTAATACGGATTTGTAAACAAAACCAGCAGCACAAATAAGCAGTAATGAAGCTGAAACacatgaacaatttttttattaaactccATAAATATGTACTAATACAACTGcactattttaatatatacatacacacaTGAACACAAACAGTTGTCAGGATCCAAGATGCCTTGTATATATCCAAACCAAATCTCAAAGCGAATGATAAATGGGAGACAAAATGCTAATTGAGTTCAAAGTGTAAATTAGTGAGAGAACATGGCTTAAAGCTCTAGATGCCTCACAAatcagaaaagatcattttctgTATCTCTTCCAGAAATCCTACCCAGAGCATGCATCCTAAAGTTCCCACCTAATTTGGACAATACACACACTGTCCAAATTATTTATAAGTACacataatatataaaacattttctcagaaatgaaaaaagaataaataaataaatacatttagtAGAAAAATGAATGGATTTAGAACAGTAAATTTCAAACCAACCTATTTTTTAACTCAAAACTGCGCATTGGGAGATGGAAATTGGGCTTCACGGCTGCTTGTGCAGGCCTCCAATATGAGCTCCTGAATAATAAAGGCAAATATTTTAACATCAACATACCAAAATTTGGAAAGAGTGGCATTTTTCTGCAgcgcaatatatatatatgacactgATAAAACCATATAATGCAACTAAAAAGCCAAATAGAATAAATACCAATTTGAAAAGAATAAGCATTAAACTTGACTAAAAATTAAAGAGTATAAAGCAGTCACCCATAAATTAAAGAGTATAAAGCATCCTTTTCACTCTAGTTGATCATTTTACTACCTTGCATTATGCCAAACAAAGAAATTGCAAGGGACAAAACTTTTAATACATCCATACATTAAAGAGGAGAATAAGGGACTCCCGTTTGTTTACCATCTTATGTCTCTAAATTTCATTCAGCTCCTCATAATTAATCATTTGCACATATAGCTACATTGAAAggctattattttaaaaaacacaacaatctaaacaaaggaaatatgtttttttttttttttggggggggggggggggggggggaggggtcCTCAACAGTAAGAAACCCTCTAAAACATGGTTATCAATGTGAGGCTAGCCCTGAAAATGCTATAGCAAATAACAGACACGATCACTATTCTGAAGACATATTAcacaaactaaataatttatattacacATGTATAAATGCtcaaaaacaaaacatagtATACAAGTGACAGATAAATAGGGTAATCGTGTGCTGATTTCATGTTGTgtattattatgtaattatgGTAATTGTAAATCCTTCTATGTACGACGCTTAAgtcttaatatataaataatattttccgCTGTGAAATTGACAAACATAATCCATCATATGTTTTCTCTCTTAACAACTACAACTAAACAAACAAGTCAACAACAACTGCTTCAAGGGTGACAAgtgaaggtaaaaaaaataaaaggaaaggacAATGAGAACTGAACATAAAGATAGAATAATAGGGTGCGGTAGAACAGAATGCGGATTTAAGACACAcacagagaaagagaaaaaagagccAAGTGAGTAACAGAACAAAGGGAGATGATGAAGGGCATGGACTTTTTTCTGAAGACTACCGTGAGAACTAAAAGAAGTAGAGGATGTGTGGTCAATAGAACAAACTCAACAAAGTATGTGCAAAACAGACAAGTGGTATGCCAACCTTGGCTGGAAACAACACTGCATGTTGGTGGTTTGAGTTGAAACAGTAGGGAGTGCAGTGCATGTTGCATGAATGCTATGGAGCACAAAACGCCACAACCTAATCGAATCTACTACGATCTCTAAAGTGCAAAGGGTGGATTAATTGTTGATTCAAATTCAAGTTCAATCCAAAATGAGAATATCCCCTAGGCCCTAACTCCTGCATGCCCCTTAGAAGCTTTTTCACTTTAGAGAAAGCTTATCCAAAAATGAAACAAACCTAGAAATCCATAGTTAACACCTAAACCACTGAACTGTAATGCAGTAACCAACAATGGTCACATACATAGAAAACCCTTCTTTATTATTCCCATGACATGCAGATTCAGCAATAACTCacacaaatcaaaataagaacTAATAAACACAATCTATAACGGACAAATAACACACCCAGCTATTACTCAGATTTCAGAAATCAACACATCAATAAACCGCTGAAGTCGGATTTCCAATTTACATAAAgacacaaataataataataataatagatgaCGATGAAAATGAACCTGGAGTTTCTATTGTTGGTGACATTGGAGGGGCAAACGGGAAAGGCAGTTCCTCTGAAGCAGAGGCTCTTGAGTGTGGCCATGACTTGAGGAGAAGACTAAAACGGTGTCGTTTAGAGCAGAGAGATGGGAGGAGTGGCGGCGGGGAGGACTTCCCTTTCTTTTCTCACTAGTATAGTATCAATCAATTCCctcactattttattttaattctaaatcacttttttttttcataaatcacATTCACCTTTTAaacactttttttcttattattaattaaaactcaTCAAATTCTAtcaattccatttcatgtttaataaatttcttttataataccTGATGGGTTAATGAGTGTAGTTTGGGATCAGGATATATTTTCTTTGTGACGAAGGATCAAGTTTACCTGAATATTTCGGATCGGATTCCATTTAGaagtcaaataatattttagttacggtagttgaaaaaaaaatcattttataattttatcctaaattttaatagattaataataataaaatgtatattaaaataaatgtgtttCAAAGTGAATTACTAACCGTTTTCTaatttaattgtgatttttataaaaaagttaattgtGATTGTATATATACAACTTGAGGTTTCACATGTTTAACCAAACAAAAATTTCCTCTAAAGAAAaactaaacacaaaattttatttatggaaaattcgtttatttttatgattcttattttaaaaaatatttacatgatTTTCTCATTAGTTTAAAGTGTAAAGTTTTATtctaataatacaaaaaaaatctttaataatTGTTAATGTTGACGTGTTAATGATAAGAACTATTTCTATAACTTGcacttatatatacatatttaaattattttattttaaaagagaagTTTTAGTATTTGTCTATTTGATGAgttttactaatttatttttaattcataagacatgcttaaaatttaattaactagTAGTTAAATCAATATATTCATATATTGTATAAcgtaatgtttatttttatattcttaataaagaaataaatatttttaaatacataaaattataatagaattaaaattcataataagaatatatttgaatatatagttttataggatatatttcaatatatagtatattttagatttatgatgAATAACTTAAACTGtggaataaatttattgattcttttaatattaaaatttaatttagtgattggaataaaataagaataaattaaagtgATTGAGAGGGGGGCAAAAAAGCTAGTTGTGAAATGCGCATTCACAAAAGATAATAGGATTAggctttccaaaaaaaaaaaaaacaagagatagggttaagagagaaagaatactgtaaataattaattggaagaataaaaaaaaatctcagtcTCCAAATTGTATATTACATAacttataatataaaagtaaataaaaatgtattgacAATAGATTATCAAAAAGTAGGTTGTTACCCTTCCtccttttataattaaaatgttataaaatattaaaaatgtaaagaGATATATCAttcgaaaaattaaaaattaaacccaATCTTAAGTAAGCATTTCCAATTCCaacaaacttatttatttatagcattataaaaattaaaacgtgAACCGCGTGGAATTATCGGTTCAACTTTTTTTAAAGCTCTATTATTCCATTGGCATGCTGGATGCTAAGAAGTTGGCATGTGCAACTGACATTGGCTAACGATCCCACATcaattctaaaatttatttagtaaTAACTCCTTGTTTTAATAATAgttcatataataatatatattagtaaaaaatCATTGGCCAATAATAGATAAAAACgatttttatcttaaattttaaaccctctaaagaaatcttgaatttttttttaaaaaaattactcatcATTACgtctcaataataataataataataaatattttttaacaaatgacAATGCATACATACAATTTCTTTGTATATAAACGCACACAGAATAGCCAAGTAGGCTCATAACCCTCTAAGGGTGAAGTTAGCGAAAAAATGAGATTATGGACTCAGAGAcccaaaaagtataaaatatactttaaaaagCCCAATTTATTAGGGGCACCAGGTTTAAAAACAGTATAGCCAGCTAGACTCATAAACGGGActcaaaattcataaataaataaataaactatccTCTAACGAAGTGTTTGTGTTTGCCTGTTTGCTACGAATATTTAACGTGTATCATGATAATTTAAAGGGGAGTTCATAACACACTTAATGGATAGAATATTGgagtaaattttttgtttaaggaTAGAATATtcgagtaatttttttttagtttatacgTGTTGATTTTTGCTAATGTATTTGAAGGATTTCAAAGCGTTTAAGTTAGCaatatttttcagaaaaaagtTAAGTGTGTAAAAGTTTAAGACTATACTTGAGGTCCCTGTGAGTTGTTTATATGATTCTTTATTAGGTTATGGTTGTATTTTTACATGATATAAGATGCAAAAGTTGCATATGAGATGAATCACATGCAAAAATTGGACTCACATATATAGTCCATATAATTCAATCGAAGGGTCATGTATCTGCTTTAATCTCATGGATCCTTGTATGCAACTGTATCTCTATCAATCAACATCATCAATCACTCAAATAACTACGAAACTTGAAGATCAAGCCATCGAAACCAACATGCACATAATGTAGAAAAGAAGGGTTTAGGGAAattagttagtttttttaacCTATTAAAGCTCTAAATAACACCAAACAAAGAGAAAATAGTAGCAAAAGTAGAACACAAGGGTAATTAGTTGAGGGACAAAAACCTAAAGTCTccacacaaaaattaaattagaaataagtttttttacaaaactagAATAAGGTTTTAGATAGCTCAAACGGAAAAAGTGAGTAAATTTAATTCACTCTATCATCCGTAAATTATAAGTAATATTACCTTTCTCCCTCACCTTAATTAGGTTAGTTTGGAGTAGGGTTTTGGcttgattttcttttcctttcttcgaGTTATGCGATCCCAAGATCAAAACACTAAGGATGTTAGTGAGtttgaagagaaaagagaaagatagtGGGTGTTGGTGTCTTGtcgaaaaaggagaaaataaataagGTGTGTGTAGTGTGAGTTTGCCCTTGGGGAGTGTAAAGAGAACAAAGAAATTTCTTTTCATGTTTGCTTAACGagagaatgaaatgaaaattgtGAGGATGTCTGATAGGTTAACGGGcttaaaatcttaaataataGTGCGTGTAAGATTTTTCAGCACTTAAATTTAGTTAAGACATAATTTTCCTAAATTTTCAAAGATAAATCAAAGCTAAATTTGGAATTAATTAGTAGGTAAGTGATGTAATATCcctattaattaaattcaactactaaaggataaaataaaatagaatgttCAGAATCTATTAAAcactgagaattttttttattaaatttttcaagAGTATGGTGAAAGCTATTCTTTTTTTAGAATGAttggaaattttgaaatattacacTTATAGAGGTTCCTCTACGGAGTACTACATGTTTCATTACTTCTTGTTAGACTCAACCTAAGATTTGATACAAGTACATGTATGAAGAATGCATGCTTCTAAAAACACGTGAACGGTTCAATTACTTGATAGTTGACACTTAACATATTTAGCTACATTTCCAGTTTCCATACCCTGATCCATGAAGAGGTGTAAGGCtagaaaatcataatttatttaacttaAATAGTTAACTTCAAACTCAATTTTTCTCCTGTGGTTGGGTGGTACTAAGTACTAACCCTGTCTTGTTTCTTGCTTTTAATTACTTTGCTGCTAAATACAAGCCTGAAGCCTCAAATAACTagggagtttttttttactgccttGATATCCTAATCTATTgtgtcataaattaatattttttatagtaacTATCGTTgatttaaagaatttttattttcacagaTAACAAGAATtgaattaaacataaaattttctattaaataaattattttcacaatGTAGCACAAAGTTCTTAACCACTAGGTGAACCTATTAAGTTAAATAAGGTGTGGATTGATAGTTATGTGTTATTTTGTAGATAAAATCTCTATAAATACTCCTTGTATTGCATCTGAAGAATTCtttcaatcaaaattcaaactcaTTATTGAGGAGCAATTTTTCCTTCACTATTTCAATTACTTGACATTATTTTAGAATCATATTGAAGCATTGGCAACAccgattattatttattttctat is a genomic window containing:
- the LOC114367056 gene encoding protein LITTLE ZIPPER 2-like — encoded protein: MCSISSKQTLYLVLPRPWPSKRHHHNHRHLRLGMLNRRRAHLKEARQRKRIVVVKSEIQMKNLKLYMENQTIIEENEKLRKQAMLLHKENQALLSQLQKKLSEQNNNTNNN
- the LOC114425274 gene encoding 4-hydroxy-tetrahydrodipicolinate synthase, chloroplastic-like, with product MATLKSLCFRGTAFPVCPSNVTNNRNSRSSYWRPAQAAVKPNFHLPMRSFELKNRTSPEDIKALRLITAIKTPYLPDGRFDLEAYDDLVNMQIGQGAEGIIVGGTTGEGQLMSWEEHIMLIAHTVNCFGGKIKVIGNTGSNSTREAIHATEQGFAVGMHAALHINPYYGKTSLDGMLAHFQSVLSMGPTIIYNVPARTGQDIPPHVIQTLAESANLAGVKECVGNDRIKQYTDDGIVVWSGNDDQCHDARWGYGATGVISVVSNLVPGLMRELMFGGVNPTLNSKLLPLIDWLFHMPNPIGLNTALAQLGVVRPVFRLPFVPLPVDKRIEFANLVKEIGREHFVGNKDVEVLDDDDFFLVSRY